In a genomic window of Alphaproteobacteria bacterium:
- a CDS encoding cytochrome c oxidase subunit 3 gives MSKSDSKSELAHPYHLVDPSPWPLLAAIAAGVLAFGGVLFIHDGIHFVLGLGAVAVLVMMYIWWRDVIKEAFVLRLHTKVVKLGLRYGMVLFITSEVMFFVAFFWAYFNASLFPTEAIGHVWPPATVKPFNAFELPFTMTLILLLSGTTVTWAHHAILDGKQKEASRALLLTILLGVMFTCFQAYEYHHASFGFKDGIYSSTFYMATGFHGFHVLIGTIFLIVCWFRNAKGQFTPNDHFGFEAAAWYWHFVDVVWLFLFTAVYWWGSAA, from the coding sequence ATGTCAAAATCTGATTCAAAATCTGAACTCGCTCATCCTTATCACCTTGTAGATCCTAGTCCATGGCCCCTGCTTGCTGCAATTGCTGCAGGTGTTCTTGCTTTTGGAGGTGTTTTGTTTATCCATGATGGTATTCATTTTGTGCTGGGGCTTGGTGCTGTTGCCGTCCTCGTGATGATGTATATTTGGTGGCGTGATGTGATTAAAGAGGCCTTTGTTTTAAGGCTACATACCAAAGTTGTAAAATTAGGGTTACGGTATGGGATGGTCCTCTTTATTACATCTGAGGTGATGTTCTTTGTGGCTTTCTTTTGGGCATATTTTAATGCGAGCCTTTTCCCGACTGAGGCGATTGGTCATGTCTGGCCTCCTGCAACAGTCAAGCCTTTTAATGCTTTTGAACTGCCTTTTACAATGACCTTGATTCTATTGTTATCAGGGACAACAGTGACTTGGGCGCATCATGCGATACTTGATGGGAAGCAAAAAGAAGCATCACGCGCCTTATTGTTGACCATTCTACTAGGTGTGATGTTTACTTGTTTTCAGGCTTATGAGTATCATCATGCAAGTTTTGGCTTTAAAGATGGTATTTACTCATCAACATTCTACATGGCAACGGGTTTCCATGGCTTCCATGTGTTAATCGGAACAATCTTTTTGATTGTCTGCTGGTTCAGAAATGCAAAGGGTCAATTCACACCGAATGATCACTTTGGTTTTGAGGCTGCTGCATGGTATTGGCACTTTGTTGACGTTGTCTGGCTCTTTTTGTTTACAGCTGTTTACTGGTGGGGTTCTGCAGCTTGA